Part of the Mycobacteriales bacterium genome, AGCAGCTGCTGCTGGTGCTGCCGGCGCTGGCCGGGCTGATCCGGACCATGACCGTGGACACCGCCCGGCTCACCGCGGCCGCGCCCGAAGGCTTCGCGCTGGCCACCGATGTCGCCGAGTGGCTGGTGCGGACCGGGGTGCCGTTCCGGCAGGCCCACGAGATCGCCGGGGAGGTCGTGTCCTACTGCGAGCGGGCCGGTAAGGAGCTGACCGACCTGGACGACGCCGAGCTCGCCGCCGTCGACCCGCGGCTCACCCCGGAGGTCCGTACGGTGCTCGACGTGCCGGGGGCGCTGCGGGCCCGCTCGGCCCACGGCGGCACCGCGCCGGACCGGGTGGCCGATCAGCTGGCCGAGCTGACCGGGACCGTGCAGGATCACCTGGCGTGGTCGGCGGAGAAGGCAGCAGCGGGGGAGTTGGGCCGCTGAGCCGACCCTTCGATCAGGATCTGCTGTCCGGCCCGGTGCTCGTCGCGGCCCGGCACCTGCTCGGCGCGGTGTTCGAAGTGGACGGTCCACAGGGGACTGTCGCGGTGACACTGTCCGAAGTGGAGGCCTACGCCGGACCGGTGGATCCCGCCTCGCATGCCTTTCGCGGCCGTACGAAGCGCAACGCGGTGATGTTCGGACCGGCCGGCTTCCTGTACGTCTACTTCGTCTACGGCATGCACTGGTGCTGCAACGTCGTCACCGGACCGGACGGCGACGCCAGCGCCGTGCTGCTGCGGGCCGGCCGGGTCGTCACCGGCGTCGACCTCGCGCGCGCCCGCCGACCGGCCGCCCGCACCGACGTCGAGCTCGCCCGCGGTCCGGCCCGGCTCGCCAGCGCGCTCGGCCTCACCGGCCCCGACACCGGCGCGGACCTGCTCGACGACGCCTCTCCGGTCCGGCTGCGCACGGGCACCCCGGTCGCCGACGCCGACATCAGGACCGGCCCGCGCGTCGGCGTCGCCGTGGCGGCCGACCGCCCCTGGCGACTCTGGATCGCCGACGACCCCACCGTCAGCCTCTACCGAGCCGCCACCCGCCGCCGCTCCATCCCCACCTGATCCGGCCGGCCCCGGTCTGTGTGCCTGACGCCGGCGGCACCGGTACTGGGCTCGCGCCCGTACGGCAGACTCCTACCGTGACCGCGACCACCTCGCCACCACCCGGCGTCAGCGCCGACGACCTGCCGCCGCCGCTGCGCGAGGCGCACGACCGGCTCGCCTTCGGAGCGGCCGAGGTGCTCCCGGCCGGCGGCCTGGCCGAGCGCCTGCTGGCCGCCGAGCGCGAGGGCCGGCCGTTGCGGGTGAAGCTGGGCATCGACTCGTCCGGCGCGAAC contains:
- a CDS encoding DNA-3-methyladenine glycosylase codes for the protein MVGGEGSSGGVGPLSRPFDQDLLSGPVLVAARHLLGAVFEVDGPQGTVAVTLSEVEAYAGPVDPASHAFRGRTKRNAVMFGPAGFLYVYFVYGMHWCCNVVTGPDGDASAVLLRAGRVVTGVDLARARRPAARTDVELARGPARLASALGLTGPDTGADLLDDASPVRLRTGTPVADADIRTGPRVGVAVAADRPWRLWIADDPTVSLYRAATRRRSIPT